GCAATTGTAAACTCAAAGTTCCTGTTGAAGCAAGTATAATAGCAGCTCCACCGAATAAAGGTAAACTACACATCATAGCTATTAGTCCATAATTAAAAGCTGAATTTAAAACAGTAGTTTGTTTAACAGCAGAGACAATACCAATATTTAAAATACCAACTAATGCCATGAATAAAGTAAAGTTAAATAAATCACCTGTAATCATGGCTCCAGCAGATGCTAAACCACAAATAACAGATAAAAATCTTCTTTGTCTAAATTCTTTTTCACCAACTTTTACCTCATTGTTTTGAAAATTATTGAATGTAGCTTCAATTTGTGTTTCAGGTTGACTTACCGCTATTAAAGCTGTAAATCCTAGTAACACTGCAAAAAGAAACAAATTAAAAGGTGTAACATATAATACAATATCTCCAAGAGGAATAATTCCTAATACATTTCCACCAAGTGTAACAAAATCCATAACTTCCACCTACTCCTTATCAATATCTTCCCTCATAAGTAGTCCAATTAAACCAACTTTTGAAGCTACTTTTAATAACAATCCGCAAGCAGCTAAGAATAAACTTAACAACCATAGATTAGGCGATACAAAGAATAATAAGAAACCTATAATCCATAAACACCATGCAATACCTGAAACACCAGCAACACCCTCTAAAACAAGTACAGGCAATCCCCTTGCCTTTTTAGACAATGCATATAAAACAATTCCTCCACCAGCTACTGCCCCTCCAGTAAAACCTGTTAAAAATATTCCATAAGCGATTAAAATTAATGCAATGAAATTAGGTGCAGTAGTCATTATTTCCATGTCTAAAGTAAATGGAACTGGAAACAGTGAAGATGACTTAGATAAGTTTCTCCTTGAATCTTGTTCTATTAAACGCATTTCACGTGTGAGTAAAATTTCAGAAATAGCTAAAGTCTCAGCTAATTCTACTACTAAACCTGGCAATATTAATGCTTCTGCTAAATCAGTTCCTACAGCAGAAACTACAAATATCATAGCTAATCCTACAATGTCTGTTAAAATAAGAATGTGAATTTCTTCTCGTTTTAATGCAATCCCCATGCTTCCAATGAAACCAATTATTAAACCAGCATAGATAGTGGGCAGATACATTGATAAAAATGCTTCAGGAACATAAGTTGGAATAAACACCATTAGTTATCCCTCCTTAATTGCCTTGATCTTGCTTTTACATCACTAGCTTTTACTTCATTAGCTACTTTTGCAGATGTGTCTATTGCTTTTTTAACATTAGTTTGTATCTCTTTTTTATCGTTTTTCCTATTCATTGTATAATTAACAGATAACCATGAAGCAATAATAAATGACATCATCAAAATACTTGATTCTAAAATTGTATCGAATCCTCTTGTATAATATAAAATTTCATCAATAAGCCCACCTGGAGATGAATAAATTGATGTACCAAAGTAAGGAGAAATTGATGAGATAAACTCTGCTAACGGAGACATATAAGCTGTAATCATACCTAAAGATGCTGCATTTTCAGGATATTGGGGATTAATATTACCTGGTTCTTTTAAAACCATCCCTCCCCGATCATAAGGTGCAATAGCTAAACCTGCATCAATTTGTTCTTGAGGTTCTGGACGTACATATAATTGATCTGGATTTAAAGCCATTGGAACTATTAAACCCAGAATTAATATTGCTCCTAAACTAAATGCAAAAACACGAGGGACAATTTTAGGATCTGCTAATCTATTCCAAATCCACCTTAACTTCATAAATCAGCCCCCATTTCTTCTAAACGAATAATAGCTCTAAATAAAATTAAACTAATTATTACAGTAGTTGCAAGTAAAGTTAATAAAGCAAGTACATGATTATAAGACAATAATACTAAACAAACCCCAATAGATGCAACTTCAGTATTAAAAGTCCTAACTATAGGATCATTTACTCCAGGACCCAATGCAGTAGCTAAACTTCCCACAATAGCAATGAAAATCCCTAAATAAAAAAATAATTGAACATCAATCATGTAATTCACCACTATCAGTTTTATTTTTTCTAATCTCATTGATCTTTACAATAGCTAAAATAAATACTAAAGTAGATAATGGATCGGCTAATGCTACAAACAAAGCTACATCTAAATAATTAAACAATACAACTACAAGTAAAAATCCAGCATTCAATATTGAAAACATTATAACCTTGTCAAGAGGTCTTTTATCAAAAATAATTCCAAATGCCCCTATAACAATTAAAGCAATTGCAATTATTGATACTACAAATTCCATCTTAATACCTCAGTCCAATAATATTTCATCATCAAGCCTTCTTAAAGTATATGCAATCGCGTTAGCACTAACAGTAGAACAAATAAAGAATGTTGCAGCAACAATAAGAGCAAATGGAGTATTAATTACCAATGCAATAATAGCTGAAATACCAAATCCTATAACATTTACATACAATAATTTTTCAGCTCTATTTCTAGTTATTAAAGCCCTTAATGCAACAAATATGACTATGACTCCTATAATTTC
The window above is part of the Methanobrevibacter oralis genome. Proteins encoded here:
- a CDS encoding EhaE family protein — its product is MIDVQLFFYLGIFIAIVGSLATALGPGVNDPIVRTFNTEVASIGVCLVLLSYNHVLALLTLLATTVIISLILFRAIIRLEEMGADL
- a CDS encoding proton-conducting transporter transmembrane domain-containing protein, producing the protein MDFVTLGGNVLGIIPLGDIVLYVTPFNLFLFAVLLGFTALIAVSQPETQIEATFNNFQNNEVKVGEKEFRQRRFLSVICGLASAGAMITGDLFNFTLFMALVGILNIGIVSAVKQTTVLNSAFNYGLIAMMCSLPLFGGAAIILASTGTLSLQLLSQMPTNPMVIFGAVLMLLGILGESGIAPFFASKAEMFRTPGSPFIVIIHLSSLFIIVRAVEILLLVLW
- a CDS encoding EhaG family protein, with product MVFIPTYVPEAFLSMYLPTIYAGLIIGFIGSMGIALKREEIHILILTDIVGLAMIFVVSAVGTDLAEALILPGLVVELAETLAISEILLTREMRLIEQDSRRNLSKSSSLFPVPFTLDMEIMTTAPNFIALILIAYGIFLTGFTGGAVAGGGIVLYALSKKARGLPVLVLEGVAGVSGIAWCLWIIGFLLFFVSPNLWLLSLFLAACGLLLKVASKVGLIGLLMREDIDKE
- a CDS encoding DUF2109 domain-containing protein — protein: MYVEIIGVIVIFVALRALITRNRAEKLLYVNVIGFGISAIIALVINTPFALIVAATFFICSTVSANAIAYTLRRLDDEILLD
- a CDS encoding EhaD family protein, with protein sequence MEFVVSIIAIALIVIGAFGIIFDKRPLDKVIMFSILNAGFLLVVVLFNYLDVALFVALADPLSTLVFILAIVKINEIRKNKTDSGELHD
- a CDS encoding EhaF family protein, whose translation is MKLRWIWNRLADPKIVPRVFAFSLGAILILGLIVPMALNPDQLYVRPEPQEQIDAGLAIAPYDRGGMVLKEPGNINPQYPENAASLGMITAYMSPLAEFISSISPYFGTSIYSSPGGLIDEILYYTRGFDTILESSILMMSFIIASWLSVNYTMNRKNDKKEIQTNVKKAIDTSAKVANEVKASDVKARSRQLRRDN